Proteins encoded by one window of Leptolyngbyaceae cyanobacterium:
- a CDS encoding TIGR02450 family Trp-rich protein, with translation MQKKQKFPHLVGSKWTAQQKTWGWRHFQVVNRKNEGEWVFAEMVASCDPKVRFWINAKALKNSLMWQPGWTPLNQLIQE, from the coding sequence ATGCAGAAAAAGCAAAAATTTCCTCATTTAGTCGGATCGAAATGGACAGCCCAACAAAAAACTTGGGGTTGGCGACATTTTCAAGTGGTTAATCGCAAAAATGAAGGGGAGTGGGTATTTGCTGAAATGGTAGCTTCCTGCGATCCGAAGGTACGCTTTTGGATTAACGCTAAAGCCCTAAAAAATTCCTTGATGTGGCAACCTGGTTGGACTCCTTTGAATCAATTAATACAAGAATAG